Genomic segment of Panicum virgatum strain AP13 chromosome 2K, P.virgatum_v5, whole genome shotgun sequence:
GGTGATTAGTGATCATTGGGTCATTTATCAGTACAGGTCCTGTAGACTGTAGTTAACAAGTTTCTGAGTCTCTGACCGGTGCATGACAATTTTGCTTCTTCTAGAGGAAGCAGACTTCTTGGTTCAGAAGCTTCTTTTTCCTCCGAGGCCCCTTTCTTTCAACAGAATTCCAGTTCATCCATATTATTTTTCcttagaaaaaataataatttattTTAGACACCAGTCACCGTATAGAAACGTTGGAATCATTGATTCTAGAATTCCAATTATGAAGCTTTTGACCAGATTGATAAATTTACCTTTAACGAGGTGATGCTTCTTTAACTTGAAGTTTCGACTAGTGCTGATAAATCCATAACGAGAAGTTTTAGTTAGCACCAGCCactagccacatgcttagagtTTACTATGTTGTATGGCAATTTTAGATACATGAATGTTACCTTGAAAGTATTATTCTATTGTGTCTCTGAAAACTGTCTgttacaaatttcaacaattatGACCAGGGAACCAGAGTCAGAGTGGAGTTGGGTGACTCAACAACAACCATCGATCCAAAATGCGCGGATATTGTGGCACAGGCATTTCCGCACACCTTTGGTCAGAAGCTGGTGCACTTTCTAGAACCCAACACAATGGTCTCTGATACACAGGTCATAGAAGAACACCCACCAATTAGGTCTGATTTGAATCCGAATTACTGTGATGGCAACTAGAAGTTGCATCTTCATGTCAGGATATTACGCAATAATCTTATTGGCATATCTGAACTTATGTAGTTATTATGTGTAGGGTGGGTGTGTTGTTTTCTGGAAGACAGTCACCTGGAGGGCACAACGTCATATGGGGTACCTATGATGCTATGAAAGCTCAGAATCCACACAATGTTCTGCTTGGGTTTGTAGGTGAGCAAAGTCAACATGATAAAATTTCGAAGTACTAGTCAACAAGCAAGGTTTCTATGCTAAGGAACTCATGGTTCAGTAATAAAAAGGAATCTAGAAATTTCAGATGGACTGTCAAAATCCACTAAATACGCCATAATGCGAAATCTAAAGCCTATCCCCTTGGATGTTCTGTTCTTGCAATCATGTTTATGACCCAGTTGCATGGTACATAGTTCATATTTCCTTATGAGTTCGTCATTAATGTCTGAGATACTTTGATGAAGCAATTAGATCATAGTTTAGTTTCTAGAAGAATCATAAAGATATAAGAGCAtgatttgatttaatctttttGTATTACTTTATAGGTGGCACAGAAGGCCTATTTGCAAAGAAGACGTTAGAGATCACATATGATGTACTTTCATCGTACAAAAACCAAGGTTATGTATACATTTAACATTTATGAAGCCATTATCCCTTATGTAGTTTTACACTTGTTGATAACTGGGAAATTTTTGCCTTCTTGAAGGTGGTTTTGATTTGCTCGGCAGAACTGTTGATCAAATCCGCACGACAGAGCAAGTGAATGCTGCTATGTCAACATGCTGTGATCTTAACTTGGATGGACTAATCATCATTGGAGGTGTTACAAGCatataaaacaaaaaaattctGTTCTTTTAAATGTAGCCATATGTTGGTTAGTAATGGAATTCAATATTTATAGATGTGACTTCCAtgatatcaaaataaaatgtgTGAGACCACTGCAATTTTTTGGAGGACAGAGGCTAGGTTATCCTCCAGGTTCATTGGAACCTTAAGCAGGGGCCAGGTTCTCTCTCTGATACTCCTGACCGGTAACGCTCTCACTTCCCAGCAAGACGCGTTACCTAGGATTCGTACCCGGCACTCTGGTTTTGGAGCTTGGCATCTAAGCCAACCGGGCTACCCTCCCTCCCCGAGACCACTGCAATTTTAGCCTCTGATATagataattttgaaaaaaaaactaatggcGACATGTATCATGATACTATCCTGGTTTCCGCGATAAATAATGTGATTCTCAAAGGTTTTTAATTTCCAGGCGTGACCTCCAATTCAGATGCTGCTCAGCTTGCAGAGACATTTGCAAAGCATAACTGCAAAACAAAAGTATGTAGTCATTACTCGCAGACATCATCCTTATCTTGCAACCCGAAATAAATTTCAGAGAGCACACAAATTTTACAGGTTATAGGTGTACCTGTAACCCTGAGTGGTGATCTCAAGAATCAGTTTGTGGAAACAACTGTTGGTTTCGATACCGTGTGCAAGGTGAATCCTGTGGCATATTACTTGCAATGCAGAAATCCCAAATTCCAAATTTGTATGCTAAAAAATGAAAAGTTTGTATCATCATAATTTTCTTTCAGGTGAACTCTCAGCTTATAAGcaatgtttgcctcgatgcgGTCTCAGCAGGGAAGGTATAGCGCAATATCTCATTTAATGCATTGAAAATTTCTGGTCATTTATTTTTCAGAGTCAGTAGTGCAGAACTGATTGTTTGTTAATGGTACACTTGCTCTGCATACcgatttcttctctttcagtaCTACTATTTTGTTCGCTTGATGGGTGGCAAAGCATCTCATGTTGCCTTCGAATGCGCGCTTCAGTCGCACCCTAACATGGTCTGGTTTGATCAATTGTAACTAATCCATTATATGTTAGTGCTGTCTTTGCATCATTGCTAATTGTCTGCATTCAGGTTATCTTAGGAGAGGAGGTGGCATTGTCAAAGCTCACATTGATGGAAATTACAAACAAGATATGTGAGGGAGTAGAAGCACGGGCGGCACAAGGTGTGAACAATTCATTGTCTATTTGATTGATACTTGCTAAAAAAGAactttatttatatttaaattAACACAAGCATTTATATCTTACGATAATCTGGTATATGGGATATTTATTTTTAGGGAAGTACCATGGAGTGCTACTTATTCCTGAGGGACTAATCGAAAGCATACCAGAAATGTATGCACTCATTCAGGTACATCTTAATTCCTACACTTAAAGGACAGGACAAACAATGTGGTTCTGTTAAATCTCACCTGTTTTCATTCTA
This window contains:
- the LOC120674839 gene encoding pyrophosphate--fructose 6-phosphate 1-phosphotransferase subunit alpha-like; its protein translation is MNADLGSPRELTGLQRRRALYQPDLPPCLEGTRVRVELGDSTTTIDPKCADIVAQAFPHTFGQKLVHFLEPNTMVSDTQVIEEHPPIRVGVLFSGRQSPGGHNVIWGTYDAMKAQNPHNVLLGFVGGTEGLFAKKTLEITYDVLSSYKNQGGFDLLGRTVDQIRTTEQVNAAMSTCCDLNLDGLIIIGGVTSNSDAAQLAETFAKHNCKTKVIGVPVTLSGDLKNQFVETTVGFDTVCKVNSQLISNVCLDAVSAGKYYYFVRLMGGKASHVAFECALQSHPNMVILGEEVALSKLTLMEITNKICEGVEARAAQGKYHGVLLIPEGLIESIPEMYALIQEINNLHSNNIPEDEIPSQLSPWAAALFKFLPPFIRRELVLHQESDNSAQLSQIDTEQLLAHLVEAEINKRTKEGNYKGRKFSSVCHFFGSQARGSLPSNFDCNYAYVLGHICVQLVATGLNGYMATVTNLKDSTNKWRCAAVPLTAMMSVRRHLRGPGAVPIGRPVIHPSPIDLKAESYAVLREKASSFLLDDFYRTPGGIQFEGPGADTKPITLTIEGHDYLGDIEILQDYLEKVRTILKPGCSREILKAAISSMASVNDVLKVMSAPLNAELPLYHFN